Below is a window of Pirellulales bacterium DNA.
GGATATCGGCCGACGTGAAACCGATCGCGGCGAGGCCGTTTGGGAGTTGCAATTCGCGCATCAGCTCGACGAGCCGATCGGCCAAGACTTCGCCTGCGTCTGCGCCTTTGACGCCCGAGACGGGTGCACCGAGGACTTCGGCGGCGCGCAAGTGACGCTCGGGCGAAGCCGGACCGGTAAAGCGGAAGACGGCCGGCGCGGTGAGAATCACCGAGATGCCGTGCGGCACCAGGGCATGATCGTCCGGATATCCCGGCGGGTGATAATCGCGCACCATGCCACTGACGGGATACGACATGCCGTGACACAGATGCACACCGGCATTGCCAAAACCCATGCCCGCATAGCTGCTGGCCAGCAGCATGTTCCACCGTGCTTCTTCATCATCTGCGCCATTGCAAGCGCGTGGCAGGTAGCGGGATGTCAGTTCCAAAGCGCGCAGCGACCAGATATCGCTGACCGGATTCGCCCCTTGGTAGGCGGGCCGCAAGTTGGGGCGTTCGGGACGTGGGCGGCTGTCAAACGGAATGGCGGTGAAGCTTTCCAACGCATGGCATAACACGTCCAGCCCGCACGAGGCGGCCACCAGCGGCGGCTGTGTGCGGGTGTTGTCGGGGTCGACGATGCCGAGCGTCGGCTTCAGCCGCCGGTGGGCGATGCCGGCCTTGGCGTGGGTGGCCTGCAGGTCGAAGATCGCAACACCCGTCGTTTCGCTGCCGGTGCCGGCGGTGGTGGGAATCGCGATGAGCGGCTTCAGCGGACCGGGCACGGGCCGCGCGCGACCGATCGGCGCGTTGACGTAGGTCAGCAATTCCGCGGGATAAGTGGCGTACAGATTCGCGGCCTTGGCGGTGTCGATCGTCGATCCACCGCCGACGGCGACGAACGCGTCGAAATCGCCGGCCGTGGCCAGGCTGATCGCCTCTTGAAACGATTCATCGGTGGGCTCGACGCGAACGCGGTCGAACAAGTCGAACTGAATCCGCTCGCGCTCGAGCGATTCGCACACCTTGGCCACCGGCGGCAGCCGGGCCATGCGCGCGTCGGTCATGACTAGCACGCGGCGCGCCTGCATATCTGTCAGGTCCATGCCGACCTCGGCCGTGGCTCCTGTGCCGAAGCGCAGGTTGCTGGTAGCCATCTCGAAGATGACATCGTGATCGTGATACGTGTCGGTCACGCGGCGTGAACTCCCATGCGATCAGCGAGAAACGAAGACCTGCCCAAGAGAAACCTTAGCCCACGGGGACGCCGCGGCGGAGTGGGGGCTGTGTGATGATTTCCGCCCTCGTCAACATACGCGAACCAGGCACGACTCAATCGTTGCTGACGCCGAAGTGTTCGAGCTTTTTGCGCAGCGTGGCGCGGTGCAAGCCCAGGCTGCGGGCGGCCGACATACGCTGGCCGTGATGCGTCCGCATGGCGACCTCCAACAAGGGTGGTTCAACCAGTTCAAGCAACCGCTCGTACAGATCTTCGATTCCTTGCGAATCGCGATACTGTTGCTCGGCCCAGCGTCGGATCAGGCTGGTGATCGTGCCGA
It encodes the following:
- a CDS encoding hydroxyacid-oxoacid transhydrogenase; this encodes MTDTYHDHDVIFEMATSNLRFGTGATAEVGMDLTDMQARRVLVMTDARMARLPPVAKVCESLERERIQFDLFDRVRVEPTDESFQEAISLATAGDFDAFVAVGGGSTIDTAKAANLYATYPAELLTYVNAPIGRARPVPGPLKPLIAIPTTAGTGSETTGVAIFDLQATHAKAGIAHRRLKPTLGIVDPDNTRTQPPLVAASCGLDVLCHALESFTAIPFDSRPRPERPNLRPAYQGANPVSDIWSLRALELTSRYLPRACNGADDEEARWNMLLASSYAGMGFGNAGVHLCHGMSYPVSGMVRDYHPPGYPDDHALVPHGISVILTAPAVFRFTGPASPERHLRAAEVLGAPVSGVKGADAGEVLADRLVELMRELQLPNGLAAIGFTSADIPALAKGAVMQHRVTKLSPRPAGEDDLAKLFEASLKIW